Below is a genomic region from Candidatus Effluviviaceae Genus V sp..
CATGTAGAAACTCCCTCGTTCATGGGGCCGCTTCCGTACATGTCCCGTCAGGGGTGGTCACGGAGCGGCGAAGAGTGGACTTCATCGAACGCAGATGCCTGGGGCACCACCTCCTCTCGCATCCTGTGGTGTTCGGTTTCTCTGCCGGCGTCACCTCGGCGGACGCGAATCGCCGCTCATCCCGGCTCTGCTTCCCCGGGCCGGAGAGCGACGATTCCTGTCTCTCACGTCATAATACCACAGCTTTTGATGCTTCAGCAAGCACCAATGTCCTCTAAGAAATTGACCCGTAGTCTTTTATCGTGAATCGTGAACTGAGCGAGGCGTCATCTCTGCGGCGACGTCGGTTGGTGGGAGCAGAGCTTCGGGGGATCAGTGCGATGCCAGCGCTCTTCGCGCGGGCAGAAAGGTCTGGTCGAGCTCAAGTGCGAGCAGATACTGCCGCCTGGCCTCGCTCGGCCGGCCGAGTGCCTCGTAGACGCGGCCGCGGTTGAAGTAGGCGTCGGGGAGCGTGGGGTCGG
It encodes:
- a CDS encoding tetratricopeptide repeat protein codes for the protein DPTLPDAYFNRGRVYEALGRPSEARRQYLLALELDQTFLPARRALASH